The Shewanella zhangzhouensis genome has a window encoding:
- a CDS encoding methyl-accepting chemotaxis protein, producing the protein MNNNLALKVQIGLAVALSGLMVLLFGATFLFEKQKLEQAFAEYEKDTLASLEVTMAQPVFTYDFEQIEAILSVTLEQEQIAALKVFDHRGKPMASVGSNTAEDDGLEQKSISFSDNGKPTGKMDVTFTRAPIEARLSALLLGLLAQGALILLLSMVVIVIILKKLVITPLAHVVSAMEDVASGDGDLTRRLPVESQDEIGRLASAFNAFIEQIHATVTKVQETAAQLIEGAGTLGSLSGANNLRVQEQRQETEAAVTAVSQLSASAAEVAGNALRTSEAAAEADAQVDESQRRFDQSLGLTRQLVDELSRCAVSVQQLQQETQKIDEVVVVINSIAEQTNLLALNAAIEAARAGEQGRGFAVVADEVRTLASRTQQATGEIQKMIQQVQTRVNDTVTVMGASQQLSDKSLSQAEEIKSMLASVTRLVSNINAMNTEVAHAASEQTSVTENISRSLNDLAGISGSASADSASLAQSGERLFQQGERLRALVNSFRL; encoded by the coding sequence ATGAATAATAATCTGGCTCTCAAGGTGCAGATAGGCCTGGCGGTGGCGCTGTCAGGCTTGATGGTGCTGCTGTTTGGCGCGACTTTTTTGTTTGAAAAGCAAAAGCTTGAACAGGCCTTTGCCGAATATGAAAAAGACACCCTCGCCAGCCTGGAAGTGACCATGGCTCAGCCGGTGTTTACCTATGATTTCGAACAGATAGAAGCGATTTTGTCGGTCACGCTGGAGCAGGAGCAAATTGCAGCGCTCAAGGTGTTCGACCATCGCGGTAAGCCCATGGCCAGTGTTGGCAGTAATACCGCCGAAGATGACGGGCTTGAGCAAAAGAGCATCAGCTTCAGCGACAACGGCAAACCCACCGGCAAGATGGACGTGACCTTTACCCGGGCGCCCATCGAGGCGCGGCTCAGCGCACTGCTCCTTGGGCTGCTGGCCCAGGGGGCACTGATTTTGCTGCTGTCTATGGTGGTCATCGTCATTATTCTCAAAAAGTTAGTGATTACTCCGTTGGCCCACGTGGTATCGGCGATGGAGGATGTTGCCAGCGGTGATGGCGACCTGACCCGGCGGCTGCCGGTGGAAAGTCAGGATGAGATTGGCCGTCTGGCATCGGCTTTTAATGCCTTTATTGAACAAATTCATGCCACTGTAACCAAGGTGCAGGAAACCGCTGCCCAGCTAATCGAAGGGGCGGGAACCCTGGGAAGCCTGAGCGGCGCCAACAATCTGAGGGTGCAGGAGCAGCGTCAGGAGACCGAAGCCGCGGTGACTGCGGTAAGCCAGCTGTCGGCCAGTGCCGCCGAGGTGGCTGGCAATGCCCTGCGCACCTCCGAAGCCGCGGCCGAAGCCGATGCTCAGGTGGATGAGAGCCAGCGCCGCTTTGACCAGAGTCTGGGACTGACCCGGCAGCTGGTGGACGAGCTCAGTCGCTGCGCGGTATCGGTGCAGCAGCTGCAGCAGGAAACGCAAAAGATTGATGAAGTGGTGGTGGTCATTAACAGCATTGCCGAGCAGACCAATCTGCTGGCGCTGAATGCCGCCATTGAAGCCGCCCGGGCGGGAGAGCAGGGCAGGGGCTTTGCAGTGGTAGCCGATGAAGTGCGCACCCTGGCAAGCCGTACCCAGCAAGCCACCGGCGAAATTCAAAAGATGATCCAGCAGGTGCAAACCCGGGTGAATGATACGGTTACCGTGATGGGCGCCAGTCAGCAGCTGTCGGATAAGTCGTTGTCGCAGGCCGAGGAAATCAAATCCATGCTTGCCAGCGTGACCCGCCTGGTTTCCAATATCAACGCGATGAATACCGAAGTGGCCCATGCTGCATCAGAGCAAACCAGCGTCACTGAAAATATTTCCAGAAGTTTGAACGATCTCGCCGGCATCTCAGGTTCGGCCTCAGCAGACAGCGCCTCGTTGGCGCAGTCCGGTGAGCGCCTGTTCCAACAGGGGGAAAGATTGCGGGCACTTGTAAACTCATTCAGGTTGTAG
- a CDS encoding family 20 glycosylhydrolase produces the protein MKFSLAASAILLALGVSGCSQAPVEPAAVAAEPSVLSQASLQAFADGLDVKYRVITNRPDEQCKKDAGEGRCFQAEIVLTSPIDFDGRDFEIYYSQMRPVQSVQSTDFVIEHVKGDLHRIKPTEHFGGFKANQSQTLAFRGELWQLSETDAMPNYYITAPGLKPVVIASTRLAIEAETGLELRPYVEAFTDADKQYRRTDNDKLPWATAPVLFGANQSLAADPAAAAQRIVPAPLSQTLEADLGTLDLSGGIAVELPQGLDKAAIDAALARLARLGIEEAANGAKLKLVSDDSLGAEAYKLLIRPEGAEIKAATDAGFAYGLSSLAALVQPGKPVISAQTITDAPRYGFRGMHVDVSRNFHSKEFMLSLLDQMAAYKLNKLHLHMGDDEGWRLEIDGLPELTEIGSKRCHDLAEDACLLPQLGSGPDADVKVNGFYSKADYIEILKYASARQIQVIPSMDMPGHSRAAVKAMEARYRRLAEVGDIKGAEEYRLIDPEDKTVYSSIQYYDDNTLNVCIESTYHFVEKVIDEIAKLHKEAGQPLTRYHIGADETAGAWLESPKCEAFIANNDKGVTDKSELGAYFIERVANMLNDKGIEPAGWSDGMSHTRPEKMPAMNQSNIWDVVAHKGHQRAHKQANLGWEVVLSNPEVLYFDFPYEADPKEHGYYWASRATNSQKVFGFMPGNLPANAEQWLDIENNPFEADDTKQLDEAGKVISEPMQPGKAFYGVQGQLWSETIRSDEQAQYMIFPRLLMLAERAWHKPGWEVPYNHEGALYNQSSGSFSAEARALQAADWQQMANTLGHKELAKLDLAGVHYRVPTVGARIEDGKLSANIAFPGLGIEYREAGGEWATYFGPVAVTRLPIEVRGIAADGKRKGRTLNVK, from the coding sequence ATGAAATTTTCCTTAGCCGCATCTGCGATTCTTCTCGCCCTCGGTGTCAGTGGGTGCTCACAAGCCCCGGTCGAGCCCGCTGCCGTTGCCGCCGAGCCTTCGGTGCTTAGTCAGGCCAGTTTGCAGGCCTTCGCCGATGGGCTGGACGTGAAATATCGGGTGATCACCAACAGACCCGATGAACAGTGCAAAAAAGACGCAGGTGAAGGCCGCTGCTTTCAGGCCGAAATTGTGCTGACGTCGCCCATCGACTTCGACGGCCGCGATTTTGAAATCTATTACAGCCAGATGCGCCCGGTGCAGTCGGTGCAAAGCACAGACTTTGTGATTGAGCATGTAAAAGGCGATTTGCACCGCATCAAACCAACCGAACATTTCGGCGGATTCAAGGCCAACCAGAGTCAGACCCTGGCGTTTCGCGGTGAGCTGTGGCAGCTGTCTGAAACCGATGCCATGCCCAATTATTACATTACCGCGCCAGGACTTAAGCCTGTGGTAATTGCCAGCACCAGGCTCGCCATCGAAGCCGAAACCGGCCTTGAGCTGCGCCCCTACGTTGAAGCCTTTACCGATGCCGACAAGCAGTATCGTCGTACCGACAATGACAAACTGCCGTGGGCAACGGCGCCAGTGCTGTTCGGGGCCAATCAGTCGCTTGCAGCTGACCCTGCCGCAGCGGCACAGCGCATAGTGCCTGCGCCTTTGTCGCAAACCTTGGAAGCGGACCTTGGTACGCTGGACTTGTCCGGTGGTATTGCCGTTGAACTGCCACAGGGACTGGATAAAGCCGCCATCGATGCTGCGCTGGCACGTCTTGCCCGCCTCGGTATTGAGGAGGCTGCGAACGGTGCCAAGCTCAAGCTGGTAAGTGATGACTCACTTGGTGCAGAAGCTTATAAGCTCCTTATTCGCCCAGAGGGCGCCGAGATTAAAGCCGCCACCGATGCCGGCTTTGCCTATGGCCTGTCGTCTCTGGCAGCGCTTGTGCAGCCAGGTAAGCCGGTTATCAGCGCTCAAACCATCACAGATGCGCCAAGATACGGCTTTCGCGGCATGCACGTGGATGTGTCCCGTAACTTCCACTCCAAAGAGTTTATGCTGAGCCTGCTTGACCAGATGGCGGCCTATAAGCTCAACAAGTTGCACCTGCACATGGGCGATGATGAGGGCTGGCGCCTTGAGATTGATGGTCTGCCGGAGCTGACTGAGATTGGCAGCAAACGTTGTCATGACCTTGCTGAGGACGCCTGTCTGCTGCCGCAGCTTGGCAGTGGTCCGGACGCCGATGTGAAGGTCAATGGTTTCTACAGCAAGGCTGACTATATTGAGATCCTGAAATACGCCTCCGCCAGACAAATTCAGGTGATACCGTCGATGGATATGCCAGGCCACAGCCGCGCTGCGGTCAAAGCCATGGAAGCCAGGTATCGTCGTCTCGCCGAGGTGGGCGATATCAAGGGCGCTGAAGAATATCGCCTTATCGACCCGGAAGATAAGACGGTTTACAGCTCTATTCAGTACTACGACGACAACACCCTCAACGTGTGTATTGAGTCGACGTACCACTTTGTTGAAAAGGTGATTGATGAAATTGCCAAGCTCCACAAAGAAGCTGGTCAGCCGCTGACCCGTTATCACATCGGCGCCGATGAAACTGCCGGTGCCTGGCTCGAGTCGCCCAAGTGTGAGGCCTTTATTGCCAATAACGACAAGGGCGTGACCGACAAGAGTGAGCTGGGTGCTTACTTTATCGAGCGGGTGGCCAACATGCTGAACGACAAGGGCATTGAGCCCGCTGGTTGGAGTGATGGCATGAGTCACACCCGCCCGGAAAAAATGCCTGCCATGAACCAGAGCAACATCTGGGATGTGGTCGCTCACAAGGGTCATCAGCGTGCCCACAAGCAGGCTAACCTCGGTTGGGAAGTCGTACTGTCTAACCCTGAGGTGCTGTATTTCGATTTCCCGTACGAGGCCGACCCGAAGGAGCATGGCTACTACTGGGCGAGCCGCGCCACCAACAGCCAGAAGGTTTTCGGTTTTATGCCGGGTAACCTGCCGGCCAATGCCGAGCAGTGGCTGGATATCGAGAACAACCCCTTCGAAGCCGACGACACAAAACAGCTGGATGAGGCTGGCAAGGTTATCAGCGAGCCTATGCAGCCTGGTAAGGCCTTTTATGGCGTGCAGGGCCAATTGTGGAGCGAGACCATTCGCAGTGACGAGCAGGCCCAGTACATGATTTTCCCGCGCCTGCTGATGCTGGCGGAGCGTGCCTGGCACAAGCCGGGTTGGGAAGTGCCCTACAACCACGAAGGCGCGCTCTATAACCAGAGCAGTGGCAGCTTCAGCGCCGAAGCCCGCGCGCTGCAGGCCGCCGATTGGCAGCAGATGGCCAACACCCTTGGTCATAAAGAGCTGGCCAAGCTGGATTTGGCCGGTGTGCATTACCGTGTACCCACAGTTGGCGCCCGGATTGAAGATGGCAAGCTGTCGGCCAATATCGCCTTCCCGGGCCTTGGCATCGAATACCGCGAGGCCGGTGGCGAGTGGGCCACCTATTTTGGGCCGGTTGCCGTGACCAGGCTGCCGATTGAAGTGCGAGGCATTGCAGCAGACGGTAAGCGTAAGGGCAGAACCTTGAACGTGAAATAA